One segment of Altererythrobacter sp. Root672 DNA contains the following:
- a CDS encoding amino acid permease, with translation MGNMIGSGVFLLPASLAPFGWNAVGGWIITISGALVLAWVLARLTRALPEAVGAVGFVEKAFGAVPGFLISWVYLVSIWTAVVTIAVAAISYLSSMIPALSAHAFLPAIGAVVLLWLITLLNLRGVKEAGSFQVVTVALKVVPLFVVLVLAAGALATGTGHLTPFKPETISLTALNGAAALTLWALLGFECASIAAAQVRDPAVNVPRATMWGTGLTGVLYLTVCSAIALMLPEAIAASSPAPFASFVERYWSPGPAALIAVFAVISCVGALNGWILMQGEMTRSMAERGMLPAWLAGTDAKGTPRRGLLVSSVIASLFALANSSRSLQGLFEFLLLLSTSASLWLYLACALTAVRLNIARGWAIVGAAYAIWMLWGAGIGASGLSLVLMAAGLPIYWWSRRTSAQQTVQP, from the coding sequence AACATGATCGGCTCGGGCGTGTTCCTCTTGCCCGCGAGCCTTGCTCCGTTCGGGTGGAACGCGGTCGGAGGATGGATCATCACCATATCGGGCGCGCTGGTGCTCGCCTGGGTGCTGGCGCGGCTCACACGGGCCTTGCCCGAGGCTGTGGGCGCGGTGGGGTTCGTCGAGAAGGCTTTCGGCGCGGTGCCGGGGTTCCTGATCAGTTGGGTCTACCTGGTGTCGATCTGGACCGCCGTCGTGACCATCGCCGTCGCCGCGATCAGCTATCTGTCGAGCATGATCCCGGCCCTGTCGGCGCACGCTTTCCTGCCGGCCATTGGAGCGGTGGTGCTGTTGTGGCTGATCACGCTGCTCAACTTGCGCGGAGTGAAGGAGGCCGGGAGCTTCCAGGTGGTCACCGTGGCACTGAAGGTCGTGCCGCTGTTTGTCGTGCTGGTCCTGGCCGCGGGTGCGCTGGCGACTGGGACCGGCCACCTCACCCCGTTCAAGCCGGAGACGATTTCGCTCACCGCCCTCAACGGAGCCGCGGCCCTGACCCTCTGGGCGCTACTCGGCTTCGAGTGCGCCAGCATCGCCGCCGCGCAAGTGCGCGATCCGGCGGTAAACGTGCCGCGCGCGACCATGTGGGGGACCGGCCTTACCGGGGTGCTCTACCTGACGGTCTGCTCGGCCATCGCGCTGATGCTGCCCGAGGCAATTGCCGCCTCCTCTCCGGCCCCGTTCGCCAGCTTCGTTGAGCGGTACTGGAGCCCCGGCCCGGCTGCGCTGATCGCGGTGTTCGCGGTCATCAGCTGTGTCGGCGCGCTCAACGGGTGGATCCTGATGCAGGGCGAGATGACCCGTAGCATGGCCGAGCGGGGGATGCTGCCGGCCTGGCTCGCCGGGACCGACGCCAAGGGAACGCCGCGGCGGGGCCTGCTGGTATCCTCGGTAATCGCCAGCCTGTTCGCGCTGGCGAACTCCAGCCGCAGCCTGCAGGGCCTGTTCGAGTTCCTGCTGCTGCTTTCGACCTCCGCCTCGCTGTGGCTCTACCTCGCCTGCGCGCTGACAGCGGTACGGCTGAACATCGCGCGCGGCTGGGCCATTGTGGGCGCAGCTTATGCGATCTGGATGCTCTGGGGCGCAGGCATTGGGGCGAGCGGCCTCAGCCTGGTGCTGATGGCGGCGGGCCTGCCGATCTACTGGTGGTCGCGGCGCACCTCAGCGCAGCAGACCGTCCAGCCATAG
- a CDS encoding TetR family transcriptional regulator C-terminal domain-containing protein, translated as MASRQSAFTRSAPDERRQSLIEATARCLAERGAAGVSVRAICAEAGVSPGLLRHYFAGVSDAIAETYRWTGARVANALSDAVASAAPEPRARLLAYLTASFRPPIADPELLATWIAFWSLTRSDPAIAQVQAEIYRDFRSGIEVLVDEWRPGTDTRLPAVALTALIDGLWLELSLGQAPFTPEEAERLAELWLDGLLR; from the coding sequence ATGGCATCCCGGCAATCGGCCTTCACGCGCTCAGCGCCCGACGAACGACGGCAAAGCCTGATCGAAGCGACTGCGCGCTGCCTGGCGGAGAGGGGTGCGGCGGGGGTGTCGGTACGGGCGATCTGTGCCGAGGCCGGGGTCTCGCCGGGCTTGTTGCGGCACTACTTCGCGGGTGTGTCCGATGCGATTGCCGAGACTTACCGCTGGACCGGCGCCCGCGTGGCCAACGCGCTTTCGGATGCCGTCGCCAGCGCGGCACCTGAACCCCGGGCGCGCCTGCTCGCCTACCTGACCGCCAGCTTCCGCCCGCCGATTGCCGACCCTGAACTTCTCGCCACCTGGATCGCATTCTGGAGCCTGACCCGCAGCGACCCGGCGATCGCGCAAGTCCAGGCGGAGATCTATCGCGACTTCCGCAGCGGCATCGAAGTGCTGGTGGACGAATGGCGCCCGGGAACGGACACGCGTCTTCCCGCTGTTGCCCTGACAGCGCTGATCGACGGGCTGTGGCTCGAACTCAGCCTCGGCCAGGCGCCCTTCACTCCCGAGGAGGCGGAGCGCCTTGCCGAGCTATGGCTGGACGGTCTGCTGCGCTGA
- a CDS encoding aromatic ring-hydroxylating oxygenase subunit alpha, translated as MASRPQLWTGDNTDPQDGWSLPAWTYDDPEFFELEKERVFAPSWQVVCHVNDVPEAGDWHTLEYIGESVIVIRGKDAQVRAFTNVCRHRGSRVVDGSSGCAKRLVCPYHAWTYELDGSLVGVPDSASYPGLDKSRHGLAPVDLEIWRGFIFVRLKDEGGPSVAQMMAPYEAMVEPYRLEALEAFGRVTMRPREVNWKNIGDNYSDGLHIPVAHPGLTRLFGKSYGVEAEEHVDRMWGDLVDQPSRNWSERAYQNVLPNVPHLPEDRQRGWLYFKLWPNVAFDIYPDQVDFMQWLPVSPTTSMIREISYALPDDRREMKAARYLNWRINRQVNAEDTELITRVQQGMSSRSFSVGPLSDKEVCLRHFCKRMREIIPAARQEQRPAKGWSGREA; from the coding sequence GTGGCATCACGTCCGCAACTATGGACCGGTGACAACACCGATCCGCAGGACGGCTGGTCCCTACCAGCCTGGACCTACGACGATCCCGAGTTCTTCGAGCTCGAGAAGGAACGCGTGTTCGCGCCGAGCTGGCAGGTGGTCTGCCACGTCAACGACGTGCCCGAGGCCGGCGACTGGCACACGCTCGAATATATCGGCGAAAGCGTGATCGTGATCCGGGGCAAGGACGCCCAGGTTCGCGCCTTCACCAACGTCTGCCGCCACCGCGGCTCGCGCGTGGTCGATGGATCGAGTGGGTGCGCCAAGCGGCTCGTGTGCCCCTACCACGCCTGGACTTACGAACTCGACGGTTCGCTGGTCGGCGTGCCCGACAGCGCCAGCTATCCCGGCCTCGACAAGTCGCGCCATGGCCTGGCGCCGGTCGACCTGGAGATCTGGCGCGGGTTCATCTTCGTGCGCCTTAAGGACGAGGGCGGCCCCTCGGTCGCCCAGATGATGGCGCCCTATGAGGCGATGGTCGAACCCTACCGCCTCGAAGCGCTCGAAGCGTTCGGCCGCGTCACAATGCGTCCGCGCGAGGTGAACTGGAAGAACATCGGCGACAACTACTCCGACGGCCTGCACATCCCCGTCGCCCACCCCGGCCTCACCCGCCTGTTCGGCAAGAGCTACGGCGTCGAAGCCGAAGAGCACGTCGATCGCATGTGGGGCGACCTGGTCGACCAACCGTCGCGCAACTGGTCCGAACGCGCATACCAGAACGTGCTGCCGAACGTGCCGCACTTGCCCGAAGACCGCCAGCGCGGCTGGCTCTACTTCAAGCTCTGGCCCAACGTCGCGTTCGACATCTACCCCGACCAGGTCGACTTCATGCAGTGGCTGCCGGTCAGCCCGACCACGAGCATGATCCGCGAGATCAGCTACGCCCTGCCCGACGACCGTCGCGAGATGAAAGCCGCGCGCTACCTCAACTGGCGCATCAACCGGCAGGTCAACGCCGAGGACACCGAGCTCATCACCCGCGTGCAGCAGGGCATGAGCTCGCGCAGCTTCTCGGTCGGCCCGCTG